One part of the Pecten maximus chromosome 1, xPecMax1.1, whole genome shotgun sequence genome encodes these proteins:
- the LOC117337405 gene encoding carboxylesterase 1D-like, with amino-acid sequence MRLQSILVWLLFAMIMHASCQTPQTVNTPSGPIKGVVVPTLGTDIVQFRNIPYAQPPIGNLRFEKPLPVEPWTETLDGTVFGPSCIQDTQMFEKLWEMADKHELSEDCLQLNVYVPRAVSTEAKKPVMFWIHGGAFTLGNSWGYDPSFFVMKDVIVVTINYRLGLFGFLSTEDTKLPSNFGIWDMIEALKWVNKNIASFGGDPESVTIFGESAGGFAVSYLAMIPSTAGLFKRIIPQSGSAVGFSGIDRNPARIAKATGKLVGCITDEDEDISNSILIDCLKTKTSDELLKTQNNPATFSLDAFTLLPEIWPVIDGELLKKLPLDSLSDPNSEESVYFRSFDMLAGTTSNEGNAIAFIVYDYQESMKFNITDGIPTSVLCDVVAPTLAKEMFNDDTIVSDLLCKEYTSDNLAQQARNLGMLYEDAWFVAPTVQLLDFHAKKKTSPNTYHYVFSKPTDMTFLLPEYPWMEGAVHGAELMYMFGPKFFNEMDESYSSEEGKAFTDILITYWTNFAKTGNPNGDGLVHWEAFTSNGRDYLELNDKPVPGQNLYERRVKFLLQDVPNKLNDRVKTEL; translated from the exons ATGAGACTGCAATCAATCCTTGTTTGGTTACTATTCGCCATGATAATGCACGCATCATGTCAGACTCCCCAAACAGTCAACACTCCTTCCGGTCCCATTAAAGGCGTGGTCGTCCCTACTCTTGGGACGGATATCGTACAGTTCCGGAATATTCCATACGCGCAACCACCAATTGGCAACCTCAGATTTGAGAAACCACTCCCGGTAGAACCTTGGACAGAAACTCTGGACGGAACTGTCTTTGGACCTTCTTGCATACAGGATACACAAATGTTTGAGAAATTGTGGGAAATGGCAGACAAGCATGAACTATCTGAAGATTGTTTACAGCTAAATGTTTATGTTCCCAGAGCTGTTTCAACTGAGGCAAAGAAGCCAGTTATGTTTTGGATCCATGGTGGGGCCTTTACACTTGGAAATAGCTGGGGATATGACCCTTCTTTCTTCGTAATGAAAGATGTTATAGTGGTAACAATCAATTACCGTCTTGGGTTATTCGGATTCCTAAGCACAGAGGACACCAAACTGCCAAGTAACTTTGGAATCTGGGATATGATTGAAGCCCTGAAGTGGGTAAATAAAAACATAGCATCGTTCGGGGGCGATCCCGAGTCTGTTACCATTTTTGGTGAATCGGCAGGAGGATTCGCTGTGTCGTACCTGGCTATGATTCCGAGTACCGCTGGTCTATTTAAACGTATCATCCCCCAAAGCGGATCTGCCGTAGGATTTTCGGGCATTGATCGAAATCCTGCACGAATTGCCAAAGCCACAGGAAAATTAGTTGGGTGCATCACGGACGAAGACGAAGATATCTCCAACAGTATTCTCATTGATTGCCTCAAAACTAAGACCTCCGATGAATTGTTGAAAACTCAGAATAATCCAGCTACTTTCAGCTTAGACGCATTTACCCTTTTACCCGAAATCTGGCCCGTTATTGATGGAGAACTGCTAAAGAAATTACCTCTTGACAGTTTAAGTGACCCTAACTCTGAGGAATCAGTTTACTTTAGATCTTTTGATATGCTAGCAGGTACCACTAGCAATGAAGGAAATGCTATAGCCTTCATTGTATATGACTATCAAGAATCTATGAAGTTCAACATTACCGACGGTATACCAACATCTGTTTTATGTGACGTGGTCGCACCAACATTGGCCAAGGAGATGTTTAATGACGACACTATAGTTTCCGATTTATTATGTAAGGAATATACATCTGACAACCTAGCGCAGCAGGCAAGAAATCTAGGAATGTTGTATGAGGATGCATGGTTTGTTGCACCTACTGTGCAACTTCTTGACTTTCATGCAAAGAAGAAAACTTCTCCAAACACATATCATTATGTGTTTTCCAAGCCAACGGATATGACATTTCTCCTTCCTGAGTATCCATGGATGGAAGGAGCTGTACATGGGGCCGAACTAATGTACATGTTTGGTCCGAAATTCTTTAATGAAATGGATGAATCTTATTCATCGGAAGAAGGGAAGGCATTTACTGACATTCTCATTACTTATTGGACCAACTTTGCCAAAACAGG GAATCCAAATGGAGATGGCCTGGTCCATTGGGAGGCGTTCACCTCCAACGGTCGGGACTATTTGGAATTGAATGACAAGCCAGTCCCAGGTCAGAACTTGTACGAGAGGAGGGTGAAGTTTCTGCTACAAGACGTACCTAACAAACTCAACGACAGAGTGAAAACTGAGTTATAG